One Cotesia glomerata isolate CgM1 linkage group LG8, MPM_Cglom_v2.3, whole genome shotgun sequence genomic window carries:
- the LOC123270545 gene encoding uncharacterized protein LOC123270545 — MSRDRRSRRDRDHESDRHRKDRHRSRSPHRHRESPPRQRGASNSRLNPTVPNNRQTDSEASSSRSSEFLMIEKLTEVLSGFAQSARTPRPSGGSFTNEKAIPEFDPKETSLSAAEWIAKVSAHASLYGWDERTTLYMVTCRLKGNAKLWYTELHDSQLTWGAFSSLIAEQFPGESNYSKLFKEAANFECAVGHDLVAYSFLKIGKLKKLKLEIPENKLVSCVVGGIQDDSIRTTLMTHKFQTIAELNERLANYETTHKSRDKSKDAKRSHARESSKVKTREDKSKNVCYGCGKPGHQRHNCPEADNINKPSNLKSTKETSDEDPCGYCHKPGHTEKKCYTKQRDEARKKKSA, encoded by the coding sequence atgaGTCGTGACCGAAGATCAAGGCGGGACCGTGATCATGAGAGTGATCGTCACCGGAAAGATCGGCACAGATCTCGATCACCGCATCGCCACCGGGAATCACCACCTCGGCAGAGGGGTGCTTCCAATAGTCGATTGAATCCAACTGTACCAAACAATCGACAAACTGACAGTGAAGCCAGCAGCAGCAGGAGTAGCGAGTTCCTGATGATTGAGAAACTCACAGAGGTCCTCTCAGGCTTTGCACAGTCAGCACGTACACCAAGACCTAGCGGTGGCAGTTTCACCAACGAGAAGGCGATTCCGGAGTTTGATCCCAAGGAAACCAGCCTATCTGCTGCGGAGTGGATTGCCAAGGTCAGCGCACACGCTAGTCTTTATGGATGGGACGAGCGGACAACACTTTATATGGTGACATGCAGGCTTAAAGGTAACGCAAAACTTTGGTATACAGAATTGCATGATTCGCAGTTAACGTGGGGGGCATTCTCTTCTTTAATTGCCGAGCAGTTTCCGGGTGAGTCGAATTacagtaaattatttaaagaagcCGCGAACTTCGAATGCGCCGTAGGTCATGATCTTGTTGCGTACTCTTTCCTTAAAATAggaaaattgaagaaattaaaacttGAAATACCGGAGAATAAATTAGTTTCATGTGTAGTTGGGGGGATTCAAGACGATTCGATCCGCACTACTTTAATGACTCATAAATTCCAAACTATCGCGGAATTGAATGAGCGTCTCGCGAATTACGAAACTACGCATAAATCAAGAGATAAGAGTAAAGACGCGAAAAGGTCACACGCGCGAGAGTCCAGTAAAGTCAAAACTCGGGAAGACAAATCGAAAAACGTCTGTTACGGTTGCGGTAAACCTGGTCACCAACGTCACAACTGCCCAGAAGcagataatattaataagcCAAGTAATTTGAAATCGACCAAAGAAACATCGGATGAAGACCCGTGTGGTTATTGCCATAAACCGGGTCATACGGAAAAAAAGTGCTACACCAAGCAGCGGGACGAAGCTAGGAAGAAGAAATCCGCATGA